A segment of the Candidatus Rokuibacteriota bacterium genome:
GATCTGGCAGGGCACCCGGCCCGCCGAATCGTAGAAGCCGTCGAGCACGTCCCCGCTGCCCTTCCCCTCCGCCGAGATGCCGAGGTCCTCGAGGGTGACGAGCTCGGTGATCGAGAAGCAATCGTGCACGTCGACGAGCGACACCTGGCTGCGCGGGTCCCTGATGCCGGCTTCCTGATAGGCACGCTTCGCGGCGACGCGCGTCGTCGCGAAGTAGCTGCCGTCCCACTCGTCGTACGAGAGCTCCTGCCCGTTCGACACCGCGATCTGCAGCGCCTTGACGCCGATGAGGTCCGTCTTGCCGAGACTGCGCGCGATCTCGGGCGTGGTGACGATGGCGCACGCCGAGCCGTCCGACACGCCGCAGCAGTCGTACAGGCCGAGTGGCTCCGCCACCATCGGCGCGTTCAGGACGTCGTCCTCGCTGATCCGGTTCCTCAGGTGCGCCTTCGGATTCTTCGACGCGTTGTCGTGGCTCTTCACCGAGATGTGGGCCATGGCGCGCTTGAGATCGCTCCGATCGACGCCGTGCTTGGCGCGGTACGCGGTGGCGAGCTGGGCGAACGACCCCGGTGCCGAGAGGTTTGGCCAGTAGAGATTGTTGAGGTTGCCGCGGCCGCGCTGGGGCAGCCCGCCGTAGCCGGTGTCCTTCAGCTTCTCGACGCCGAGCGCGAGCGCGATGTCCACCGCGCCCGAGGCGACGGCGTAGCAGGCACCGCGGAAGGCCTCGGTGCCCGTGGCGCAGTAGTTCTCCACACGGGTGACCGGGATGTAGGGCAGGCGCAGCGTCATGGCCAGCGGCACGCCGGACTTGCCCACGTGCTGGTCCTCGATGGCGGTGCCGAACCACGCCGCCTCGATCT
Coding sequences within it:
- a CDS encoding acetyl-CoA acetyltransferase; amino-acid sequence: MATGIKDKAVILGMGCSKFGERWDANAEDLMVEAFEEAAKDAGVERHQIEAAWFGTAIEDQHVGKSGVPLAMTLRLPYIPVTRVENYCATGTEAFRGACYAVASGAVDIALALGVEKLKDTGYGGLPQRGRGNLNNLYWPNLSAPGSFAQLATAYRAKHGVDRSDLKRAMAHISVKSHDNASKNPKAHLRNRISEDDVLNAPMVAEPLGLYDCCGVSDGSACAIVTTPEIARSLGKTDLIGVKALQIAVSNGQELSYDEWDGSYFATTRVAAKRAYQEAGIRDPRSQVSLVDVHDCFSITELVTLEDLGISAEGKGSGDVLDGFYDSAGRVPCQIDGGLKCFGHPIGASGLRMLYEMYLQLGGRAGERQTGDPVFGLTHNLGGFPTQNVSSVTIVGRLGA